A genomic window from Flavobacterium phycosphaerae includes:
- a CDS encoding peptidylprolyl isomerase, which translates to MNIKHLFFGLLVALTYNGFAQNNTKEVLFTINEKSYYTDEFARVYKKNLDLVKDESQKDLNQYLELFIGYKLKVNKAYKLGLQNNPQYQSELKSYRTQLAKNYFNDTKITQELIEEGYNRLQKEIKASHILILVDENAAPADTLKAYKKIEDIYKRALAGEDFANLATQYSEDPSAKENKGSLGYFSAFRMVYPFESAAYNTQKGKISKIIRTRFGYHIIKVDDIRNNRGEVTVAHIMILNPKPEDADQDKAKNTINDIYKKIQQGEKFEDLAKQFSEDKSSSSKGGVLNKFGSGQLSSEEFENVAFALTQPNEVSKPFQSQFGWHIVKLIEKNPIKTMDEMKGELESKIGKDDRSKKIVASLNEKLRKKYTYKKDAKQYALVSKLVTDAFYDAKWTIPANAKDFTAPLLTINDKKIDGKTFLEFVEKQQKTSPNVKPISKLVDALYEKFLDEQLKAYYDDNLENEFPDFANVMEEYRDGLLLFDLMEKEIWDRSKTDTIGLQKFYNDHKMEHMWKKRVQATIISSTKMEEIKKALAMLKKKAEPQDIKTKLNVGNVVNVMTNSGTFEEGNDAMPKGMKYEVGISEIFKEGEYYFVTKVDKVLPAEVKTFDECKGKIVNDYQQYLEQRWVDDLKQEYTVKTNKEVFEHVKKQLNP; encoded by the coding sequence ATGAATATAAAGCATTTGTTTTTCGGATTATTAGTAGCCCTAACTTATAACGGGTTTGCTCAAAACAATACTAAAGAAGTTTTATTCACCATCAACGAAAAATCCTATTATACTGATGAGTTTGCCAGAGTTTACAAAAAAAACCTGGACTTAGTAAAAGACGAATCGCAGAAAGATTTAAATCAATATTTAGAGCTGTTTATTGGTTATAAATTAAAAGTAAATAAAGCCTATAAATTAGGGTTACAAAACAATCCGCAATACCAAAGCGAATTAAAATCCTATCGAACTCAATTAGCCAAAAACTATTTCAACGACACTAAAATCACACAAGAGCTAATAGAAGAAGGCTACAATCGTCTGCAAAAAGAAATCAAAGCATCCCACATCTTAATCTTAGTGGATGAAAATGCCGCTCCGGCGGATACTTTGAAAGCCTACAAAAAAATTGAAGATATCTATAAAAGAGCTTTGGCCGGAGAAGACTTTGCTAATTTAGCCACTCAATATTCGGAAGATCCATCAGCCAAAGAAAACAAAGGAAGCTTGGGTTATTTCTCTGCTTTCCGAATGGTATATCCTTTTGAAAGCGCTGCTTACAATACTCAAAAGGGAAAGATTTCTAAAATCATCAGAACCCGTTTCGGATACCACATCATAAAAGTGGATGATATCAGAAACAATAGAGGCGAAGTTACCGTAGCACACATCATGATTTTGAATCCAAAACCGGAGGATGCTGACCAAGACAAAGCTAAAAACACCATCAACGATATTTACAAAAAAATACAGCAAGGCGAAAAATTTGAAGATTTAGCCAAGCAATTTTCAGAAGATAAATCTTCATCCTCCAAAGGCGGGGTGCTGAATAAATTCGGTTCGGGTCAGTTAAGTTCTGAAGAATTTGAAAATGTAGCTTTTGCTTTGACACAACCTAATGAAGTTTCCAAACCATTCCAATCTCAATTCGGCTGGCACATCGTGAAGCTGATAGAAAAAAATCCAATAAAAACAATGGATGAAATGAAAGGTGAGTTGGAAAGCAAAATTGGTAAAGACGACCGTTCCAAAAAAATTGTGGCTTCGCTTAATGAAAAATTGAGAAAAAAATACACGTATAAAAAGGATGCAAAACAATATGCTTTGGTCTCAAAATTGGTTACCGACGCATTTTATGACGCCAAATGGACCATTCCTGCCAATGCCAAAGACTTTACCGCTCCTTTATTAACCATCAATGACAAGAAAATTGACGGTAAAACTTTTTTAGAATTTGTAGAGAAACAACAAAAAACAAGTCCAAACGTTAAGCCGATTTCAAAATTAGTTGACGCTTTATACGAAAAGTTCTTAGACGAACAATTGAAAGCCTACTATGATGACAATCTAGAAAATGAATTTCCTGATTTCGCTAACGTGATGGAAGAGTATCGCGATGGGTTATTGCTTTTTGATTTAATGGAAAAAGAAATTTGGGATCGTTCAAAAACAGATACCATTGGCTTGCAGAAATTCTACAACGACCACAAAATGGAACACATGTGGAAAAAAAGAGTTCAAGCTACTATTATATCTTCAACCAAAATGGAAGAGATAAAAAAAGCATTGGCCATGTTGAAGAAAAAAGCAGAGCCACAGGATATCAAAACCAAACTGAATGTTGGGAATGTGGTTAATGTGATGACCAACAGCGGTACCTTTGAAGAAGGGAATGATGCTATGCCAAAGGGAATGAAATATGAAGTAGGCATTTCGGAAATCTTCAAAGAAGGAGAATATTATTTTGTAACCAAAGTGGATAAAGTATTGCCGGCAGAGGTTAAAACCTTTGACGAATGCAAAGGCAAAATAGTAAACGATTACCAGCAATATTTAGAACAACGTTGGGTTGATGACTTGAAACAAGAGTACACCGTCAAAACCAATAAGGAGGTTTTTGAACATGTCAAAAAACAATTAAATCCATAA
- a CDS encoding T9SS type A sorting domain-containing protein has product MKKSIKSTCCKFGLMLFLAMYSIAGKAQAVVGAQFAMGISTASATTNTMDVNLTLTVVGPTAGMRFSAFSTSINFNTAIINGGTISAAYVANTKSELVSSLPANPLILTTAGSIRLTTANMPTPVDMPQGTVVSLGTWRITNTQPWAAGNANLWLQNVLATGKTNSGVNAQPFGGGSTFTYLTTTGNPGPGLVLSHSSAAPYSLTVGQTCATSGSASVTNAACFGGTGSATITLSPAPSVTAVTYTGAGSGSATLTAGGAFTISGLAAGTYSVVVSNEGCGNITVPVTVTEPALQTSSTTAAACGTYTWSAGNGATYTASGDYTYTDNSGACPVERTLHLTITPATSNTTTASACGTYHWGVNDVDYTASGTYTEERDCHTEILVLTITPSSEHTTTISQCGSYTWPNTGLSYSASGTYTGTTTNCVTEKLVLTITPNTTNTTTASACGSYTWSVNDQTYSASGSYSVVSGCHTEVLNLTITTFGITTQPVATNICSTVGSTASLTVAANATASGYTWQYRVPTATNPNPAWVSITANSAAYSGVDTNTLTITKTSALPVKGTQYRVIVNGACGTAESNAVVVTILSTIKAGSITVPSTNVCIGSDLTFTLTNYAATSFQWQSSPFSSGTAPGVFTDIDGATGTTYTLTNAQLNSNRSYRVVAYNACNNTTAISATKTITVNPLSVAGTITVGGGTICEGGSGSLKIAGYVGKIQWEYSEDGVNYFAAPKASAIPVGLPFSTTSTSSTATSYVPTNMTVDLYFRAKVTSGACSSAYTAPVQYIIGTEAIVGTIAGGTTVCPTTGTTLTLSNATGTITWEKSTNYATAAPTWTATTNHSLVYPTGNLTLSTAYRAKVTIGTCSTVYSDLAYVLVVAKPVAKTVVPNTTSPTGKTALTAICVDSDIKVLTIGSGYVGNIQWQTSTSSATTGFTDIAGANQVSYTVTDPVVGVNYFRATFTNSCGVTVNGVAVAVYYKDCTPAKVSTAVPFAVVAYPNPYSDNFHLNLTTSSEERVGVSIYDMTGKLLDKREVGATEASELSIGDRFASGVYNVVVTQGSEVKTLRVVKR; this is encoded by the coding sequence ATGAAAAAATCAATTAAAAGCACGTGTTGCAAATTTGGATTGATGCTTTTCCTTGCGATGTATTCCATCGCAGGGAAAGCTCAAGCTGTTGTAGGCGCACAATTCGCTATGGGTATTTCGACGGCCTCGGCCACGACCAATACCATGGATGTGAATTTGACACTTACTGTTGTTGGTCCTACTGCGGGAATGAGATTTTCGGCATTTTCCACTAGTATCAACTTTAATACTGCCATTATTAATGGTGGTACCATAAGTGCGGCTTATGTGGCAAATACTAAGAGTGAGTTAGTGTCGTCTTTACCAGCTAATCCGCTTATTTTAACCACAGCCGGAAGTATTCGTCTTACTACTGCCAACATGCCTACACCTGTAGATATGCCACAGGGTACTGTAGTAAGTCTTGGTACTTGGAGAATTACCAATACCCAGCCTTGGGCTGCCGGTAATGCCAATTTATGGTTGCAAAATGTTTTAGCAACTGGTAAAACAAACTCAGGGGTTAATGCTCAGCCTTTTGGTGGAGGAAGTACTTTTACTTACCTTACTACAACAGGTAACCCAGGACCTGGTCTTGTTTTGAGTCACTCTTCAGCGGCTCCATACAGTTTAACCGTAGGACAAACTTGTGCTACTTCAGGTTCTGCTAGTGTAACTAATGCCGCTTGTTTTGGTGGTACAGGTTCAGCTACTATTACTTTATCTCCGGCGCCTTCAGTAACTGCGGTTACTTACACAGGAGCGGGTTCAGGGTCAGCTACTTTAACAGCAGGTGGTGCTTTCACTATCTCCGGTTTAGCTGCAGGTACTTATTCAGTAGTAGTGTCTAATGAAGGTTGTGGTAATATAACAGTTCCTGTTACCGTTACTGAGCCAGCATTACAAACTAGTTCAACTACAGCTGCCGCTTGCGGTACGTATACTTGGTCAGCCGGAAACGGAGCTACGTATACAGCATCAGGTGACTATACGTATACTGATAACTCAGGTGCTTGTCCTGTGGAAAGAACACTTCATTTAACTATTACTCCGGCTACAAGTAATACTACTACAGCTTCGGCTTGTGGTACTTACCACTGGGGAGTTAATGATGTAGACTATACAGCATCAGGTACTTATACTGAAGAGCGTGATTGTCATACTGAAATTTTAGTGTTGACTATTACTCCTTCATCTGAGCACACTACTACTATTTCACAATGTGGTAGCTATACTTGGCCAAACACTGGTCTATCATATTCAGCTTCTGGAACGTACACAGGTACTACAACCAATTGTGTTACTGAGAAGTTAGTCTTGACTATTACGCCAAATACTACTAACACTACTACAGCTTCAGCTTGTGGTAGCTATACTTGGTCAGTTAATGATCAAACTTATAGTGCTTCAGGAAGTTACTCAGTAGTTAGCGGATGTCATACAGAAGTATTGAATTTAACAATCACTACTTTTGGTATTACAACTCAACCGGTTGCTACTAATATCTGTAGTACAGTAGGTTCAACAGCTAGCTTAACTGTAGCTGCTAATGCTACTGCATCAGGTTACACTTGGCAGTACAGAGTGCCAACGGCTACTAATCCTAACCCGGCTTGGGTTAGCATCACTGCCAACTCTGCTGCTTACTCAGGTGTTGATACCAATACATTAACAATAACTAAAACTTCTGCGTTACCGGTTAAAGGAACTCAGTACAGAGTAATTGTTAATGGTGCTTGTGGAACTGCTGAGTCAAATGCTGTAGTGGTTACTATCCTATCAACAATCAAAGCAGGTTCTATCACAGTTCCTTCTACTAATGTATGTATCGGAAGTGATCTTACTTTCACTTTGACTAACTATGCAGCTACTTCATTCCAATGGCAGTCTTCTCCATTCTCAAGCGGAACAGCACCAGGTGTGTTTACTGATATTGATGGAGCTACAGGAACAACTTATACGCTTACTAACGCTCAGTTGAACTCAAACCGTTCTTACCGAGTAGTGGCTTATAACGCTTGTAACAATACTACAGCTATTTCAGCTACTAAAACAATCACTGTAAATCCTCTATCAGTAGCAGGTACTATTACAGTTGGTGGTGGAACAATCTGTGAAGGTGGTTCAGGAAGTTTAAAAATTGCTGGTTATGTTGGAAAAATCCAATGGGAGTATTCAGAAGACGGTGTGAACTATTTTGCTGCACCAAAAGCTTCAGCAATTCCGGTAGGATTACCTTTCAGCACTACTTCTACTAGTAGTACAGCTACTAGCTATGTACCAACTAACATGACAGTTGATTTATATTTCAGAGCAAAAGTAACCAGCGGAGCTTGTTCTTCAGCTTATACTGCGCCTGTTCAATACATAATCGGAACTGAAGCTATTGTTGGAACTATTGCAGGAGGAACAACAGTTTGTCCTACAACCGGAACTACTTTAACATTGTCAAATGCTACAGGTACTATCACTTGGGAAAAATCAACTAACTATGCTACTGCGGCTCCAACTTGGACAGCAACTACTAACCATAGCTTAGTTTACCCAACTGGTAACTTAACACTTTCTACAGCTTACAGAGCTAAAGTAACTATCGGAACTTGTTCTACAGTATACAGCGATTTAGCGTACGTGCTTGTTGTGGCTAAACCAGTGGCTAAAACTGTAGTGCCTAACACTACTTCTCCAACAGGAAAAACTGCTTTAACAGCTATCTGTGTTGATAGTGATATTAAAGTATTAACTATTGGTTCAGGTTATGTTGGAAATATCCAATGGCAGACTTCAACTTCATCAGCTACAACTGGATTCACAGATATCGCTGGTGCTAACCAAGTAAGTTATACTGTAACTGACCCTGTAGTAGGCGTAAACTACTTCAGAGCTACATTCACTAACAGTTGTGGTGTTACAGTTAACGGTGTTGCCGTTGCGGTATACTACAAAGATTGTACTCCGGCTAAAGTTTCAACTGCAGTACCATTTGCAGTAGTAGCTTATCCAAACCCATACAGTGATAACTTCCACTTAAACTTGACTACATCAAGTGAAGAAAGAGTAGGAGTATCTATCTATGACATGACAGGAAAATTACTTGATAAGAGAGAAGTTGGAGCTACAGAAGCTTCAGAATTATCTATCGGTGACCGTTTCGCGTCAGGAGTTTACAACGTTGTGGTAACACAAGGAAGTGAAGTGAAAACACTTCGTGTAGTTAAAAGATAA
- a CDS encoding peptide chain release factor 3 has product MSFLKEIQRRRTFGIISHPDAGKTTLTEKLLLFGGAIQEAGAVKNNKIKKGATSDFMEIERQRGISVATSVLAFNYKDIKINILDTPGHKDFAEDTFRTLTAVDSVIVVIDVAKGVEEQTEKLVEVCRMRNIPMIVFINKLDREGKDAFDLMDEVEQKLGLNVTPLSFPIGMGYDFQGIYNIWEQNINLFSGDSRKNIEDTIAFSDIDSPELEKIIGEKPAVKLREELELISEVYPNFDREKYLNGDLQPVFFGSALNNFGVRELLDCFIQIAPAPRPKESETRLVRPEEEKMSGFVFKIHANMDPKHRDRLAFVKIVSGTFERNKPYTHVRLNKNLKFSSPNAFFAEKKEIVDISYPGDIVGLHDTGNFKIGDTLTEGEVMSFKGIPSFSPEHFRYINNADPLKAKQLDKGVDQLMDEGVAQLFTLEMNNRKVIGTVGALQYEVIQYRLEHEYGAKCSYENFPVHKACWVKPDDAKSEEFKEFKRIKQKFLAHDKYGQLVFLADSEFTIQMTQSKFPTVKLFFTSEFD; this is encoded by the coding sequence ATGAGTTTTTTAAAAGAAATACAACGTCGCAGAACCTTTGGAATTATATCGCATCCTGATGCCGGGAAGACCACTTTAACCGAAAAATTATTGCTTTTTGGAGGGGCTATTCAGGAAGCCGGAGCGGTAAAGAACAACAAAATCAAAAAAGGAGCTACTTCCGATTTTATGGAGATTGAACGACAGAGAGGGATTTCGGTTGCTACCTCGGTGTTGGCTTTTAATTACAAAGACATCAAAATTAATATCCTCGATACTCCGGGTCACAAGGATTTTGCTGAAGACACTTTCCGAACGCTTACGGCTGTTGACAGTGTTATTGTGGTAATTGACGTAGCCAAAGGGGTTGAGGAACAAACGGAAAAGCTGGTTGAAGTGTGTCGCATGCGAAATATTCCGATGATTGTTTTCATCAACAAATTAGACCGTGAAGGAAAGGATGCGTTTGATTTGATGGATGAAGTAGAACAGAAACTGGGATTAAATGTTACGCCTTTAAGTTTTCCTATCGGAATGGGATATGATTTTCAGGGAATTTATAACATTTGGGAACAGAACATCAACCTTTTTAGTGGCGACAGCCGTAAAAACATTGAGGACACTATAGCTTTTTCAGACATTGACAGTCCGGAATTAGAGAAAATAATTGGCGAAAAACCAGCCGTGAAACTTAGAGAAGAACTGGAACTCATCAGTGAAGTGTATCCCAATTTTGATAGAGAAAAATACCTTAATGGTGATTTACAACCCGTGTTTTTTGGTTCGGCTTTGAATAACTTCGGCGTTAGGGAATTGTTAGATTGTTTCATTCAAATTGCCCCGGCTCCCCGACCGAAAGAATCGGAAACGCGATTGGTTAGACCCGAAGAGGAAAAGATGAGTGGTTTTGTATTTAAAATCCATGCCAATATGGATCCTAAGCACAGAGACCGATTAGCTTTTGTTAAAATTGTTTCCGGAACCTTTGAAAGAAACAAGCCTTACACGCATGTTCGATTGAATAAAAATCTGAAGTTCTCGAGTCCAAATGCTTTTTTTGCTGAGAAAAAGGAGATTGTAGATATTTCGTATCCCGGCGACATTGTTGGATTACACGATACCGGTAATTTTAAAATTGGCGATACGTTGACCGAAGGTGAAGTAATGAGCTTTAAAGGTATCCCGAGTTTTTCACCGGAACATTTCCGTTATATCAATAATGCTGACCCGTTGAAGGCAAAACAACTTGACAAAGGGGTGGATCAATTGATGGATGAGGGTGTTGCTCAATTATTTACTTTAGAAATGAACAACCGAAAAGTTATCGGGACGGTTGGTGCCTTACAGTATGAGGTTATTCAATACCGTTTGGAGCATGAGTACGGTGCTAAGTGCAGCTATGAGAACTTCCCGGTACATAAAGCCTGTTGGGTTAAACCGGATGATGCTAAAAGCGAAGAGTTCAAAGAATTCAAAAGAATAAAACAAAAATTCCTGGCTCATGACAAGTACGGACAGCTAGTATTTTTAGCCGATTCAGAGTTTACTATTCAGATGACACAGAGTAAATTTCCAACCGTTAAACTTTTCTTTACCTCTGAGTTTGATTAA
- a CDS encoding peptidylprolyl isomerase: MPLKTRIMKYTSSKFTVAIITTICTVFFANAQEIIKDSVKTKTPVASLRKQKVDGVIATVGDYIILDSDIDKTFLELSSQGNSIKDITRCQMLGKLLEDKLYAHQAVQDSIIVKDEEVKEKMNDQLNYMVEQLGSMEKVVQYFKKNNEEEFRSELFDIIKMNKLGAEMQKKIIDAVEITPEETRTFFKSIPQNDLPVFGAEMEVAQIVVSPKISDEEKQRVINRLKEIKAEVLAGSSFKTRAVIYSDDRGSAANGGFYKINRKTQFVKEFKDVAFSLSEGEISEPFETEYGYHIIMVEKILGQEVELRHILMMPKVSDQALKDAKEKITLIKKRIENGEITFADAARTMSDEKETRANGGTLINPKTQDTHFELTKMDPSLYSEVSNLKNGAVTAPILDDDPRTGKKYKIITVTNRIDEHTADYAKDYTKIKDLALKEKQIKAIGKWSDEKIKETYIKINGEYRDCMFTNNWLKK, translated from the coding sequence ATGCCATTAAAAACAAGGATTATGAAGTATACAAGTAGCAAATTTACAGTCGCGATAATCACCACGATTTGTACTGTGTTTTTTGCCAATGCCCAGGAAATCATTAAAGATTCGGTGAAAACCAAAACACCGGTTGCTTCACTTCGCAAGCAAAAAGTGGATGGCGTTATAGCAACTGTCGGTGATTATATAATTTTAGATTCTGATATTGATAAAACGTTTTTAGAATTATCCAGCCAAGGAAATTCAATAAAAGATATCACCCGTTGTCAAATGCTTGGGAAATTGCTGGAAGACAAATTGTACGCCCATCAAGCAGTTCAAGACAGTATCATCGTAAAAGATGAAGAGGTTAAAGAAAAAATGAACGACCAGTTGAACTATATGGTAGAGCAGTTGGGTTCTATGGAAAAAGTGGTGCAGTATTTCAAGAAAAATAACGAAGAAGAATTCAGAAGTGAATTGTTTGATATTATCAAAATGAATAAGCTGGGTGCCGAAATGCAAAAGAAAATCATTGATGCCGTAGAAATTACACCGGAAGAAACTCGTACTTTTTTCAAATCTATTCCTCAAAACGACTTACCGGTTTTTGGTGCCGAAATGGAGGTAGCCCAAATTGTGGTCAGTCCCAAAATAAGTGATGAAGAAAAGCAAAGAGTAATCAACCGATTAAAAGAAATCAAAGCCGAAGTATTGGCCGGTTCCAGTTTCAAAACCCGTGCGGTTATTTATTCTGATGACCGAGGTTCAGCAGCCAATGGAGGTTTTTATAAAATTAACCGAAAGACACAGTTCGTAAAAGAATTTAAAGATGTGGCCTTTAGCCTTAGCGAAGGTGAAATTTCAGAGCCGTTTGAAACCGAATACGGATACCACATTATTATGGTTGAAAAGATACTAGGTCAGGAAGTAGAGTTGCGTCATATTTTAATGATGCCAAAAGTATCGGATCAAGCTTTGAAAGATGCTAAAGAGAAAATTACCTTGATTAAAAAGCGTATCGAAAACGGCGAGATTACTTTTGCTGATGCTGCCCGAACCATGTCAGACGAAAAAGAAACTCGTGCCAATGGCGGAACTTTAATCAATCCAAAAACACAGGATACCCACTTCGAATTGACGAAAATGGATCCAAGTTTATACAGTGAAGTGTCTAATTTGAAAAATGGAGCCGTAACAGCACCAATTTTGGATGACGACCCAAGAACCGGAAAGAAATACAAAATCATAACGGTGACCAACAGAATTGACGAACACACTGCCGATTATGCTAAAGATTATACCAAAATCAAGGACTTAGCGTTGAAAGAAAAACAAATCAAAGCCATTGGCAAGTGGAGTGATGAGAAAATAAAAGAAACCTATATCAAAATAAACGGTGAATACAGAGATTGTATGTTTACTAATAATTGGTTGAAAAAATAA
- a CDS encoding peptidylprolyl isomerase, protein MIRNSFFLLFLMICSCNYFKPEQKPESIARVGKNYLYKSDLATLVPVGTSKEDSLLIVRDFIDRWASQKLLIDAAERNLSENKKKEFNALIRQYKIDLYTKAYIDEVVKSTVDTLVSEEELKKYYKENKDNFKTNGTLVRMRFVNLAKDNPKFATIRSKFFDYNKKDKKFWDTYALQFKSFALNDSVWIDMSQVYVKLPVINPDNRDELIRSGKKVEIQDKDDVYLIKVTNVIDKNQRAPFEYIKPTLKEVILNKRKLELIKKFEKEITNDAIKNKDYEVYK, encoded by the coding sequence ATGATCAGAAATAGTTTTTTCCTACTGTTTTTGATGATTTGTTCTTGTAACTATTTCAAACCGGAGCAAAAACCGGAATCAATTGCCAGAGTCGGGAAAAATTATTTATACAAAAGTGATTTGGCTACACTGGTTCCGGTAGGAACTTCAAAAGAAGACAGCCTGTTAATCGTCAGAGATTTTATTGATCGTTGGGCTAGCCAAAAATTACTGATAGATGCCGCCGAAAGAAATCTGAGCGAAAACAAAAAGAAAGAATTCAATGCCCTAATCCGGCAGTATAAAATAGATTTATATACTAAAGCTTACATTGACGAAGTTGTCAAAAGCACAGTGGATACGCTGGTAAGTGAGGAAGAATTAAAAAAATATTATAAAGAAAACAAAGATAATTTTAAAACCAACGGAACTTTAGTGCGAATGCGATTCGTCAATTTGGCTAAAGACAATCCGAAGTTTGCCACTATAAGAAGCAAGTTTTTTGATTACAATAAAAAAGACAAAAAGTTCTGGGACACTTATGCTTTGCAGTTCAAGAGTTTTGCTTTGAATGATAGTGTTTGGATTGATATGAGCCAAGTGTATGTAAAGCTGCCGGTCATCAATCCTGACAACAGAGATGAGCTTATCCGTTCGGGCAAAAAAGTTGAAATACAGGACAAAGACGATGTGTATTTGATAAAAGTCACCAATGTGATTGACAAAAACCAAAGGGCGCCTTTTGAATACATTAAACCCACCCTGAAAGAAGTTATATTGAACAAGAGAAAATTAGAATTGATAAAGAAATTTGAAAAAGAAATCACGAATGATGCCATTAAAAACAAGGATTATGAAGTATACAAGTAG
- a CDS encoding AAA family ATPase: MSDVVAIQNLVQRRVELKKEISKIIVGQDDVVDQILLSIFSGGHALLVGVPGLAKTLMVNTISQALGLDFKRIQFTPDLMPSDILGSEILDENRQFKFIKGPIFANIILADEINRTPPKTQAALLEAMQERAVTIAGQNYKLALPYFVLATQNPIEQEGTYPLPEAQLDRFMFAIKLDYPSFAEEVQVVKSTTSDEKPVINSLFQAQEIIDFQHLIRRIPVADNVVEYAVTLVGKTRPKSALASEYVNNYLDWGAGPRASQNLILAAKANAAFNGKFSPDIEDVKAVAVGILRHRIIKNYKADAEGISEEMIIAKLL; this comes from the coding sequence ATGTCTGATGTTGTTGCCATTCAAAATTTAGTTCAAAGAAGAGTTGAACTTAAGAAAGAAATTTCGAAAATTATTGTGGGTCAAGACGATGTTGTTGATCAAATTTTACTCAGTATCTTTTCGGGCGGACATGCTTTGCTGGTCGGAGTTCCCGGTTTGGCCAAAACCTTAATGGTAAACACCATTTCTCAGGCTTTAGGTTTGGATTTTAAGCGTATTCAGTTCACACCCGATTTAATGCCGTCGGATATCTTGGGAAGTGAAATTTTGGACGAAAATCGTCAATTTAAATTTATCAAAGGGCCTATTTTTGCCAATATCATTTTGGCCGATGAGATTAACAGAACACCACCAAAAACGCAGGCAGCTTTATTAGAAGCCATGCAGGAAAGAGCGGTAACCATCGCCGGACAAAATTATAAATTAGCGCTGCCTTATTTTGTTTTAGCAACTCAAAACCCAATAGAGCAGGAAGGAACTTATCCTTTGCCGGAAGCACAGTTAGACCGTTTTATGTTTGCCATCAAATTGGATTATCCTTCGTTTGCCGAAGAAGTTCAAGTAGTAAAAAGCACGACTTCCGATGAAAAGCCGGTTATAAATTCATTGTTCCAAGCACAGGAAATTATCGATTTCCAGCATTTAATCCGCCGTATTCCGGTAGCTGATAACGTAGTAGAATACGCGGTGACTTTAGTGGGTAAAACCAGACCAAAAAGCGCTTTGGCTTCAGAATATGTCAACAACTATTTAGATTGGGGTGCTGGACCAAGAGCTTCACAGAACTTAATTTTAGCAGCCAAAGCCAATGCAGCTTTTAATGGTAAATTTTCTCCCGATATTGAAGATGTAAAAGCAGTAGCCGTTGGTATTTTGCGCCACAGAATCATCAAAAACTACAAAGCTGACGCAGAAGGTATTTCGGAAGAAATGATTATTGCTAAGTTGCTTTAA